Proteins found in one Triticum urartu cultivar G1812 chromosome 4, Tu2.1, whole genome shotgun sequence genomic segment:
- the LOC125552252 gene encoding patatin-like protein 6 — translation MEEAEEMQVERVHEDAEHGGADADKLNYEIFSILESKFLFGYTDPHQLWLPKPPPPPPAQASQAAMAATGKAAQRGKVCVLCVDGGGGGLRALLAGRALAHLEAALQRASGSPDARVADFFDLAAGTGAGGVFAAMLFSTHSRGAPLFRAEDTWRLVADHAPRLFRRPAGSTSLFCRAKKRPLAAPTAALSVAMKAAFGEELTLRDTIKPVLISCYDLRSSAPLLFSRADALESGSYDFRLSDVGRAAWSEPGRFEPAEVASVDGVTSCAAVDGGPTMGSPAAAAITHVLHNKHEFPFVRGVEDLLVLSIGGCSGAGGSGATADADITRMRRWGPKEWARPIARIAADGAADLVDHAVARAFGQCHSSNYLRIQAKRESMPPCGPDGEYDPTQANVQALLAAADEAMKQRNVESVLFEGRRIGEQTNAEKLEWFAAELVAEHRGRGSRIAPTVAFKQAPALG, via the exons ATGGAGGAGGCCGAGGAGATGCAGGTGGAGCGGGTGCACGAGGACGCGGAGCACGGGGGCGCCGACGCCGACAAGCTCAACTACGAGATTTTCTCCATCCTCGAGAGCAAGTTCCTCTTCGGCTACACCGACCCGCACCAGCTCTGGctgcccaagccgccgccgccaccgccggcgcAGGCGTCGCAGGCGGCCATGGCGGCCACGGGGAAGGCGGCGCAGCGCGGGAAGGTGTGCGTGCTCTGCGttgatggcggcggcggcgggctcaGGGCGCTGCTCGCCGGCCGCGCGCTCGCGCACCTCGAGGCCGCGCTCCAGCGCGCCTCCGGGAGCCCCGACGCGCGCGTCGCCGACTTCTTCGACCTCGCCGCCGGCACGGGCGCGGGCGGCGTCTTCGCCGCGATGCTCTTCTCCACGCACTCGCGCGGCGCCCCGCTGTTCCGCGCCGAGGACACCTGGCGCCTTGTGGCGGACCACGCGCCCAGGCTCTTCCGCAGGCCCGCTGGCTCCACCTCCCTCTTCTGCCGCGCCAAGAAGCGCCCGCTCGCCGCGCCCACGGCGGCGCTCAGCGTCGCCATGAAGGCCGCGTTCGGCGAGGAGCTCACCCTGCGGGACACCATCAAGCCCGTGCTCATCTCCTGCTATGACCTCAGGTCGTCCGCGCCGCTGCTGTTCTCGCGCGCCGACGCCCTGGAGAGCGGGAGCTACGACTTCCGCCTCTCCGACGTCGGCCGCGCGGCCTGGTCGGAGCCCGGCCGCTTCGAGCCGGCCGAGGTGGCGTCGGTGGACGGCGTGACCTCCTGCGCCGCGGTGGACGGCGGGCCGACCATGGGCAGCCCGGCCGCCGCGGCCATCACGCACGTGCTGCACAACAAGCACGAGTTCCCGTTCGTGCGCGGCGTCGAGGACCTCCTCGTGCTCTCCATCGGCGGCTGCTCCGGCGCGGGCGGCTCCGGGGCCACCGCGGACGCCGACATCACGCGCATGCGCCGGTGGGGCCCCAAGGAGTGGGCCCGCCCCATCGCCCGCATCGCGGCCGATGGCGCCGCCGACCTGGTGGACCACGCCGTTGCACGCGCCTTCGGGCAATGCCACTCGTCCAATTACCTGCGCATTCAG GCGAAGCGGGAGAGCATGCCGCCGTGCGGGCCGGACGGGGAGTACGACCCGACGCAGGCGAACGTGCAGGCGCTGCTCGCGGCGGCGGACGAGGCGATGAAGCAGCGCAACGTGGAGTCGGTGCTCTTCGAGGGGAGGCGGATCGGGGAGCAGACCAACGCGGAGAAGCTGGAGTGGTTCGccgccgagctcgtcgccgaGCACCGCGGCAGGGGCTCCCGGATCGCGCCCACCGTCGCGTTCAAGCAGGCGCCGGCGCTGGGCTGA